In the Scomber japonicus isolate fScoJap1 chromosome 18, fScoJap1.pri, whole genome shotgun sequence genome, one interval contains:
- the cabp5b gene encoding calcium-binding protein 5b isoform X2, with protein MSLKQACIFLRGGSRRQTRALTQDEIEELREAFVEFDKDKDGFISCKDLGNLMRTMGYMPTEMELIELGQNINMNLGGRVDFEDFVELMTPKLVAETAGMIGLKELKEAFREFDIDGDGSITSDELRNAMVKLLGEQTSKNEIDAVVREVDNNGDGTVDFEEFVKMMSQK; from the exons ACAAGAGCTCTTACACAGGATGAGATTGAAG AATTACGTGAAGCTTTTGTCGAGTTTGATAAAGACAAGGATGGTTTCATCAGCTGTAAAGATTTGGGGAACCTGATGCGGACCATGGGTTACATGCCAACTGAAATGGAGCTGATAGAACTGGGCCAGAATATCAACATGAATT TGGGGGGACGAGTGGACTTTGAGGATTTTGTGGAACTAATGACCCCCAAGCTTGTAGCTGAAACTGCAGGGATGATTGGGTTGAAGGAACTTAAAGAGGCATTCAGAGAG TTTGATATAGATGGTGATGGCTCAATTACATCTGATGAGCTGAGAAATGCCATGGTGAAGTTATTGGGTGAACAAACCAGCAAAAATGAAATTGATGCAGTGGTCAGAGAAGTTGACAACAATGGAGATGGAACAGTTGACTTTGAGG AGTTTGTAAAAATGATGTCGCAGAAATGA
- the asphd1 gene encoding aspartate beta-hydroxylase domain-containing protein 2, giving the protein MHWSMNTLPLPQYVELGVHSLSGLLWTLLLLFLWHCYRMGSDLPIPGHAHAGKLKSGLRRSMMSRGGSCAGTKCSARSKLLRSDQITPFISMETEEDEEQGQGYLTPVLSHALFPAQASAEAKKLYGALQEYAKRYSWVGMGRIHKGLHEQVRLNDHSAIQKPHLFFLPDVPSVPFFPRDAHRHDIEVLEANYPVILAEFQAVYQRGIDSKSGWTCLGPKGQAVFSLYSAGICVAGNCRSCPCTYRTLLSLRTFISSNSLGSAGFWLLGPGATLGSSYGPTNTRLRCHLGLQTPPLCELVVGGEPQCWSEGHCLLVDDSFLHTVSHMGPPDARPRVILSVDLWHPNVAAAERQALDFMFSPDL; this is encoded by the exons ATGCACTGGTCAATGAACACACTGCCCTTGCCTCAATATGTTGAACTGGGTGTCCATTCACTGAGCGGCCTTCTGTGGACCCTACTGCTCTTGTTTCTTTGGCACTGTTATCGGATGGGGTCCGATCTGCCAATCCCAGGCCATGCACATGCTGGAAAGCTCAAGTCAGGCTTACGGCGGTCCATGATGTCCCGTGGCGGTAGCTGCGCTGGAACGAAGTGTAGTGCACGGTCCAAACTATTGAGGAGTGATCAAATTACTCCCTTTATTTCCATGgaaacagaggaggatgaggagcaaGGACAGGGCTACCTCACCCCAGTGCTGAGTCATGCCTTGTTTCCAGCCCAGGCATCTGCAGAAGCCAAGAAACTCTATGGAGCACTGCAAGAGTATGCTAAGCGCTATAGTTGGGTGGGCATGGGCCGCATTCATAAGGGCCTCCATGAGCAG GTCAGACTGAATGATCACTCTGCTATACAGAAGcctcatcttttcttcctgccaGATGTGCCAAGTGTTCCTTTCTTCCCACGTGATGCTCATCGGCATGACATTGAGGTCTTGGAAGCCAACTATCCTGTGATCTTGGCTGAGTTTCAAGCTGTTTATCAGAGGGGCATCGACTCAAAATCAGGCTGGACGTGTCTGGGACCAAAG GGCCAGGCAGTGTTTTCTTTGTACAGCGCAGGTATCTGTGTGGCGGGAAATTGTCGCTCCTGTCCCTGCACGTACCGGACGCTGCTCTCTCTTCGTACATTTATAAGTAGCAACTCATTGGGATCTGCTGGATTTTGGCTGCTGGGACCCGGTGCTACATTGGGGAGTTCATATGGACCCACCAATACTCGTCTACGTTGCCATCTAG gTCTGCAAACTCCACCTCTGTGTGAGCTGGTGGTGGGAGGAGAGCCTCAGTGCTGGTCAGAGGGACACTGCCTTCTGGTTGATGACTCGTTTCTTCACACTGTCTCCCACATGG GGCCTCCAGATGCTAGACCCCGAGTCATTCTGAGTGTGGACCTCTGGCATCCAAATGtggctgcagcagagagacaagCTTTGGACTTCATGTTCAGCCCTGACCTTTAA